The sequence CCACCTCAATAGTTTTGGGGTTATCTTTGTCTATCACTTCAATATGGAGTTTTTTCATCCGGGGGAAATCTTCTTGGCGCTTTAGAATAATTGCTTTAGAGAGCAAGGTTGTGTAAATAGCCGGATAGCCCAATTTTTCAACCAGATAAGGGATCGCGCCAATATGGTCGTAATGGGCATGGGTAATAAACACCGCCTTAACCCAATCTTTTTTATCTTTTAGATACTCAATATTGGGGATAATAAAATCAATCCCCAGCATATCTTCTTCCGGAAAACGCAAGCCCATATCAATAATAATAATGTTCTTATCATACTCTAAAAGAGTCATATTCCGGCCGACCTCATCCAAACCGCCCAAAGGAATTACTTTTAAAGACAGATTTGAATCAGGGGCTTTTTTTATTGTTTTTCTTGGTGTCATATATTTTTTAATTTTATTTTTAATTGCTTAATTGGTTTAAAACCAAAACAAGGTTAGGTAATAACTATCTGTGGGCGTGGAGGGACTCGAACCCTCAAGGGACAAGCCCATACGATCCTGAACCGTACGCGTATACCAATTCCGCCACACGCCCGCCGGTTATATGGGGCAAATCTGCCCGAACATTCCTTTATTGCTCCTATTCCAAATTTTAATAAAATTATTTAGCCAGGCCTTTTTTTAACCGTTCTTGAATCAAATTTTCTAAAGGGTCTGCCTTTTTTAATTCGGCAATCTTTAAAGAACATAAATAAGCAAGAACCAACTGATTAATCATTTTCTCAAAATAATCTTTTCCCTGAAGCGTTAAAACCAGAGATTTAATCTTTAGATGCCTGTCAAAAAAATCAGCAGTCAAATCAATTCTTTTATTCAAAACTGCCGGACTTTCCGGGTTTTTCAAAAAAACCGCCACAAACTGATCTTTTTGAGCCAACTGGCTAAACCCAGCCAGATCGTGATGATCAAGGTCGGGAATTTCGCCGGGGAAAGCCGGAACTTTGGCAGTCTCATCAAGGTTAATCTCCCAAAAACTGATTAAAGAGCTTAAGCTGTTTGGCCCGTAAACCAAAACCATTTTCCCAAGCAAAGCTTTGGCCAACTCGATCGCTTGATTTTCTAAAGCTGAAAAATCAAATTCTTTTTTAACAGAAAAGCTTCCTTTGAACAAAACCCCGAAAAGCAACCCCAAAAAATACGGCACAGCGAATCTTGGCGCAAAAAAATCAGGCAAGCTAAGGTATTCTTTCTGGGCTAATTTTTCCAGCTGCCCGCCTCGGCCAAAACTAAGAACGGGCAGACCGAGCTCTTTGGCCCGACTAAAAGCAGAGAGGGTTTCTTCAGTGTTGCCAGAATAAGAGAAACAAAAAACTTGAGTCTGGTCTTTGCTTTTAATCTTGGGCAAAAAATAATCCTGCCAAACGATAAGCTCAAAATCCTGATTTTTTTCAAGGTTCAAAAAATCAGCCGACAGCTTGGCTGCCAAGATTGAACCGCCCATACCAGCCGCAACAGTGGTTTCCCGGTTTGACCAAGAAATTTTCTCTCCAGCTTGCAAACCAGAGGCAAAACTTTTTGGCGTTCTTAAAACTAACTCGGTTAATCCCATACTCTTTTTTGGTACAGATGCCAAAGGTTAATTCTTGAAAACTTATCACCCAAATTATTCAACTGTTTAATCTCGGGCAAAATAAAAGATTGGTTAACCACCCAAACAAACCGAGGCGAATACAGGAACGATGCCGGCTGATTCTGGCGAATTAATTGGTCCAGATCCTGATAAAGCTCTTGGCGTTCTTGCTCTTGAAAATTCAACCTTAGCTGATCTAAAATCCTGTCTGCTTCCTGATTTTGGTAAAAACTAAAGTTCAAACCCGGAGCGCTGGTCTGGCTGGAGTGCCAAAAAGGATATGGGTCGGGCTGGTTGCCGGAAACATTTGCCTGACCGACTAAAACCATTTGGTAAGAGCGGGCCTGCAGCCGAGAACTGAATTCATTAAGACTCATTGGTTTTAAAATAACGCTGATACCAAGCTTGGAAAGATTTTCTTTAATAATTTGACCAACAGACATCAATTCCGGCAGATCCTGCAAAAGCAAAGAAAGCTCCAGTTTGGTCGGCAGTTTATCTTTGCTTGAAAGTCTTTTCTCTAAAATCCCGTCTTCGTCTTTATCCTGCCAACCCAATTGGCTTAAATTCTGCCGGGCCGAATCCGGATCAAAAAGACTTCCGCCCTGATCAATAAACTCGGTTTTAATTATCGGGCTGCTGGCAGTTTTTGCTTGACCGGCAAAAACCCGATCAATTATCTCTTGTTTATTAATCGCCAAATCAATCGCTTGTCTTAATTTTCTATCGGATAAAATTTCGTTTTCAGTATTAAAAAACAAACCGAAAATCCTTAGATAGGGAATTGTTTTAACCTCAAAGCTGTTAAAGTCTTTTCCTTCGCTGGCAAAACCAACTAAGCTGTCAATCTCTTTTTTCCGTAAAGCGGTTTCCGCTTCTGTTTGGTTGGAAAAAAATCTTAAGTTGATTGTCTCTAAATATGGGCCCTCTAAATAATATTTGTCAAATCTGACAAAGCTCATCTGACTAATTAAACCATCCTTGTTTTGGAGCATGCGTTTGAATTTATACGGCCCGGAGCCAATTGGTTTCAAATTCAAGTCAGAAAAAACAAAAGCATTGGCCTGAATTTCCGACCAAAGATGCCTGGGCAAAACTTTAAAAGTCAAATAATAAGGGAAAAAATAATAAGGCCGACTTAGGGTAAATCTCAAAGTGATATCAGACAAAATTTCTACCTGAACCTCCCGCCAAAATTCAGCATTAGGATTTTTCAATTCCGGGTTTTTCAGCAACTCTAAACTAAAAGCGACATCATTAGCAGTTAAACGTTCGTTGTCTTGCCAATATAAATCCTTTTTCAAAGTAACCAAATAAACCTTTCCGTTTTCAAACCTCTCGACCGACTCAGCCAAATCGGTCTCAACTCCGCCTTGGTTATCCGGCCTTAACAAAGAAGAAAAAACAATCGACTCAATCAGTTCTTCGGCCGGAGATAAATCGGTAATCGCCGGATTAATATATCTTGGCGCCCCGACAACGCCTTCGGCGTAAACGCCGCCGATCCGGGGAATCAACTTGGTCCGGTTAAGATAAAATTTATAGCCAAACCAAACCAAACCCAAACTGCCTAAGCCAAACAGAAAAACAAAAATAATTTTTTCTTTTTTAGAAAGGGCAAAAACAGAACCGAAAAAACGTTTAAAAGAAAAAAAACTTGCCCAACTTTTAAAAAAAGAGGGTTTTTCTTTTAACCAAGAAAAAATGCGCATTGTCTGTGATAAAGCTTAAACTAAGCCAGAAATAATCCTAAAATAATGCTTAAAGCGAGTAAAATTACCGAGATAATCGTGGCGATGAAAATTCCTTTTTCCAGCCCCCGGCGAGTAGCGTAAAATTCGCCCAAGCCGCCGAAAACTCCGGATAGGCCTTCGCCCCGATTCTGAAGCAAAATAAAAACCACAGTTAAAGCGGAAAGAACAATCTGAATAACACTTAAAATTTGCTTAATTTCCATAAGAACTGCTAATCATTAAAGATGCTAATATACAAATTTTACTAATGGCGCCAATATGATACCTTGATACTATTCTAGCCTTAGGACAAGTTTATTCTTTGGCTTTTTCAACAATATCAAATAGATAGTTAATAAAAGTAATAATCAAAGTTGTCCAGAGTAAAGCGCCATAACCGGAAAAAGTCAATTGGGGCGCCCAATAAGTGGTTAGCCAAAGCATTAAAGCGTTAATCACCAAGCCAAACAGCCCCAAAGTAATAAACACAAACGGCGCTAAGATAAACTCTAAAAACGGCTTGACTAACAGATTTAACAAAGTAATGATTGTCGCGGCTTTGGCTAAATCCATAAAACTGCCGCCAAAAAAGACTCCGGCAATATAATTTATTGCCAGTTGCAAGCCAACAAAATTGGCAATCAAACGAAGAAGAATTCTGGCTAAAGCAACCATTTCAAAGCTAATCTTAACATGGCAAGTAGCAAATGGCAAGCCCAAGCATTAAGTAGTAAGCAATATAATTCCCAATTCCCAATTTTTAATTTCTAATAGAATCATACTAATTTAGGATTTTTTATGCTAAAATCTATAAAGATAATCAATTAAAAATACTAATGAATCAATGAACCAATTAGTATCATTCGTGCCATTAGTATATTAGTATCAGTTATGTTAATAAGAAATTGGCGACAAGCAAGGATTCAAAAACTCTGGCGTTAGAGCTTATTTTGTTTATAGTCCCCGACTCCTCGCCAGAGGAGTTTTTTAGTATATGCGAATAGCGTTAACGTCATCGCATCCTCTCAAAAACATTGCCATTAACCAAATTAAGAAGTAAAATTAAATTAAGAACAAATGATATGAAAATCGTTTCCGGAATCAGGCCGTCAGGCGAACTAACAATTGCCAATTATATCGGCGCCATAAAACAGTTTATCCGGCTTCAGGAAAACAATGAATGCTATTTTTTCATTGCTGACCTGCACGGAATTACTACGCCTTACGAGCCGAAAAAATTTTCCCAATCAGTTTTAAGCGCTTACGCCATTTACTTAGCTTTGGGATTAGACAATAAGAAAGCAAAAATTTTTCTCCAATCAAAAATCCCAGAGCATTCAGAATTGGCTTGGCTGTTGGAAACAATCACGCCAATGGGCGAGCTGGAACGAATGACCCAGTATAAA is a genomic window of Patescibacteria group bacterium containing:
- a CDS encoding SIS domain-containing protein, coding for MGLTELVLRTPKSFASGLQAGEKISWSNRETTVAAGMGGSILAAKLSADFLNLEKNQDFELIVWQDYFLPKIKSKDQTQVFCFSYSGNTEETLSAFSRAKELGLPVLSFGRGGQLEKLAQKEYLSLPDFFAPRFAVPYFLGLLFGVLFKGSFSVKKEFDFSALENQAIELAKALLGKMVLVYGPNSLSSLISFWEINLDETAKVPAFPGEIPDLDHHDLAGFSQLAQKDQFVAVFLKNPESPAVLNKRIDLTADFFDRHLKIKSLVLTLQGKDYFEKMINQLVLAYLCSLKIAELKKADPLENLIQERLKKGLAK
- a CDS encoding ABC transporter substrate-binding protein codes for the protein MRIFSWLKEKPSFFKSWASFFSFKRFFGSVFALSKKEKIIFVFLFGLGSLGLVWFGYKFYLNRTKLIPRIGGVYAEGVVGAPRYINPAITDLSPAEELIESIVFSSLLRPDNQGGVETDLAESVERFENGKVYLVTLKKDLYWQDNERLTANDVAFSLELLKNPELKNPNAEFWREVQVEILSDITLRFTLSRPYYFFPYYLTFKVLPRHLWSEIQANAFVFSDLNLKPIGSGPYKFKRMLQNKDGLISQMSFVRFDKYYLEGPYLETINLRFFSNQTEAETALRKKEIDSLVGFASEGKDFNSFEVKTIPYLRIFGLFFNTENEILSDRKLRQAIDLAINKQEIIDRVFAGQAKTASSPIIKTEFIDQGGSLFDPDSARQNLSQLGWQDKDEDGILEKRLSSKDKLPTKLELSLLLQDLPELMSVGQIIKENLSKLGISVILKPMSLNEFSSRLQARSYQMVLVGQANVSGNQPDPYPFWHSSQTSAPGLNFSFYQNQEADRILDQLRLNFQEQERQELYQDLDQLIRQNQPASFLYSPRFVWVVNQSFILPEIKQLNNLGDKFSRINLWHLYQKRVWD
- the secG gene encoding preprotein translocase subunit SecG, producing the protein MEIKQILSVIQIVLSALTVVFILLQNRGEGLSGVFGGLGEFYATRRGLEKGIFIATIISVILLALSIILGLFLA
- a CDS encoding phage holin family protein, producing MVALARILLRLIANFVGLQLAINYIAGVFFGGSFMDLAKAATIITLLNLLVKPFLEFILAPFVFITLGLFGLVINALMLWLTTYWAPQLTFSGYGALLWTTLIITFINYLFDIVEKAKE